From a single Rutidosis leptorrhynchoides isolate AG116_Rl617_1_P2 chromosome 5, CSIRO_AGI_Rlap_v1, whole genome shotgun sequence genomic region:
- the LOC139849195 gene encoding protein ALP1-like — protein sequence MTGSNNDINVLNQSPIFDKLKNGTFPSAPFEVNGHEYNKGYYLADGIYPDWATLVKGYSCPTEEPTIKFTRFQASARKDVERAFGVLQGRFHIIRLASRSMSVNRMRRVIKCCLILHNMILEDNDFALSKWEERFTTEVMENGMERIRNRGRDRDIIAREIRDRDLHNQLTEDLVKHIWNLPPTVRNAN from the coding sequence ATGACGGGTTCCAACAATGATATCAACGTTTTGAACCAATCACCTATATTTGATAAacttaagaacggaacatttccatCTGCACCATTTGAGGTAAATGGGCATGAATATAACAAAGGATATTACCTTGCGGATGGTATATATCCCGATTGGGCAACTTTAGTAAAAGGATATTCATGTCCTACTGAAGAACCAACGATTAAGTTTACAAGATTTCAAGCTAGTGCCCGAAAGGATGTGGAGAGGGCATTTGGGGTTCTTCAAGGTCGTTTTCATATTATACGCCTAGCTTCACGAAGTATGAGCGTTAACAGGATGCGAAGAGTGATTAAATGTTGTCTCATATTACATAACATGATACTTGAAGATAACGACTTTGCACTTTCTAAATGGGAAGAAAGATTCACTACCGAAGTAATGGAAAATGGTATGGAACGTATACGAAACAGAGGACGGGATCGAGATATCATCGCAAGAGAAATAAGGGATCGAGATCTGCACAACCAACTCACCGAGGATTTAGTCAAGCATATTTGGAACCTTCCACCGACTGTTCGCAATGCGAATTAG